A single genomic interval of Rhizophagus irregularis chromosome 15, complete sequence harbors:
- a CDS encoding Cyclin-dependent kinase catalytic subunit, with translation MNDKYSNITKIGEGTYGVVYKAEEKKTGRVVALKKMRLESQNDEGVPCTAMREIAILKETNNKNVVKLLDTIHADKKLYLVFEYLDMDLKRYMEMTPNQFSTEIIKKLLFQLVSGVHYCHSRRILHRDLKPQNLLIDSNGNLKLADFGLARACSIPMRAYTHEVVTLWYRAPEILLGSPQYSTGVDMWSVGCIFAEILKKAALFKGDSEIDQIFKIFTFLGTPNESLWPGVTNLPNFNVTFPYWVPTPFEDFFNELDDKGIDLLDGFLTYEPSCRISAKSALFHPYFEDCYEIPF, from the exons ATGAACGACAAATACTCGAATATAACAAAGATTGGGGaag GAACATACGGAGTTGTTTACAAGGCCGAAGAAAAGAAGACAGGTCGGGTcgttgctttaaaaaaaatgcgacTTGAGTCTCAGAATGACGAGGGTGTACCCTGCACCGCTATGCGAGAAATAGCAATATTGAAAGAAACTAACAATAAAAACGTTGTAAA GTTGCTAGATACTATTCACGCGgataaaaaactttatctTGTGTTTGAATATCTCGATATGGATCTGAAGAGATACATGGAGATGACTCCAAATCAATTTTCAACCGagataataaaa AAATTACTTTTTCAGTTAGTTAGTGGCGTTCATTATTGCCATTCCAGACGCATACTTCATCGTGACCTGAAACCTCAGAATTTACTCATTGATTCTAATGGAAATTTGAAATTAGCCGACTTTGGTTTGGCAAGAGCGTGTAGCATTCCTATGAGAGCTTACACACATGAG gTTGTAACTCTGTGGTATAGAGCTCCTGAAATTCTTTTGGGATCACCGCAATATTCAACTGGAGTTGACATGTGGAGCGTGGGGTGTATTTTTGcagaaattttaaagaaagcTGCGTTATTCAAAG GCGATAGTGAAATCGATCAAATTTTCAAGATATTTAC TTTTCTCGGGACTCCTAATGAGTCGCTTTGGCCTGGAGTGACAAATCTTCCAAATTTCAATGTCACATTTCCATATTGGGTTCCCACGCCGTtcgaagatttttttaatgaattagaCGATAAAGGAATTGATCTATTAGAT ggATTTTTGACTTACGAACCTAGTTGTAGAATATCAGCAAAATCTGCCCTTTTTCATCCCTATTTTGAAGACTGCTATGAAATACCATTTTGA
- a CDS encoding uncharacterized protein (SECRETED:cutsite_VTS-AG; SECRETED:prob_0.4111); SECRETED:SignalP(1-38) produces MFVTITCQTRRNNNEGSNNSISFILFLLLLLLNSPVTSAGIGSVSGPSIQLDVVEYVIGVERRAKLAEDSPTQEYERVNLLENSVPPTKDGTQGILFELFQNCDDMNITMIPNDVVKEIPSRMALITNPNCPLISLNSALQQKVTGAIIIANTSVISDQPSPPNIPPNTFNFPIYYVVNAANGQEIKKFLLDNIYLKNVTDQNGNKELLKYRVRALLLPQTSFFPGVWEFTLIIVVVLLAVSFITSVAMHCHLYRLRRQRGRENNARPFAYHMKITIDDDILATFPIRTYKESTTKNNEIVENQSSEENKDTQNQDDVTKNENGDVKPRDSSATAPLASEIDNKEKTDTNDKFDQKNTVAINLPNNASVDTPPPSISSILNRKVSIKADYPTALSRHVSVKSQRAALSRHVSVRSARSTKSTRSENAISAATALCEGSGVNVDDYDSQIHYNTMCAICLDEFENGDQLRALPCGHEFHSECIDPWLTQKSSLCPLCKFDCIPESSKLQYDSETVSLNTSTENNRNFIVAALLAWWPIAFIRARFIRLRDYRRSSNAIADDFNTTNHQPFTPPQISEPEIARTASSSRRIEIVTPRMNRYGSEEVLRELAMQSGLSGLNTR; encoded by the exons ATGTTTGTAACAATAACTTG CCAAACCAGAAGGAATAACAATGAAGGGTCAAATAATagtatttcttttattcttttcttattactattattgttaaattcaCCGGTAACTTCTGCGGGAATTGGATCTGTATCGGGACCAAGTATTCAATTAGATGTAGTAGAATATGTTATAGGTGTAGAAAGGAGAGCCAAACTTGCTGAAGATAGTCCTACACAGGAATATGAACGAGttaatttattggaaaatagTGTACCTCCGACAAAAGACGGGACTCAG ggaattttatttgaattgttTCAAAATTGTGATGATATGAATATAACAATGATACCAAATGATGTAGTCAAAGAAATTCCTTCAAGAATGGCACTAATAACAAATCCAAATTGTCCATTAATATCGCTTAATTCAGCACTTCAACAAAAAGTCACAGGAGCTATTATTATAGCAAATACATCAGTTATATCAGATCAGCCTTCACCGCCAAATATTCCTccaaatacatttaattttccCATATATTATGTAGTTAACGCTGCAAATGgtcaagaaataaaaaaattcttactggataatatttatttaaaaaacgttacagatcaaaatggaaataaagaattattaaaatatcggGTTAGAGCTCTTTTATTACCTCAAACTTCTTTCTTTCCTGGAGTTTGGGAATTCACATTGATTATCGTCGTTGTTTTACTAGCAGTATCATTTATAACGTCTG TTGCTATGCATTGTCACCTTTATCGACTACGTCGTCAAAGAGGGAGAGAAAATAATGCTAGACCATTTGCCTACCATATGAAAATAACAATAGATGATGATATATTGGCAACTTTTCCAATTAGGACTTACAAAGAATCtacaacaaaaaataatgaaattgtaGAAAATCAATCAAGTGAAGAGAATAAAGATACGCAAAACCAAGATGATGTCACGAAAAACGAAAATGGTGATGTGAAACCACGAGACTCATCAGCAACTGCTCCACTTGCATCTGAAATtgataacaaagaaaaaactgaCACAAATGACAAATTTGATCAAAAGAACACTGTAGCAATTAACTTACCAAATAATGCGTCGGTTGATACACCACCACCTTCTATTTCTTCGATTCTTAATCGTAAAGTATCAATTAAAGCAGACTACCCAACCGCTTTAAGTCGTCATGTGTCTGTGAAATCTCAACGTGCTGCTCTGAGTCGTCATGTATCTGTTCGTTCAGCTCGTTCAACAAAGTCTACGCGTTCAGAAAATGCAATATCAGCAGCAACAGCTCTTTGTGAGGGGTCTGGTGTTAATGTTGATGATTATGATTCacaaatacattataatacaatgTGTGCTATATGCTTGGATGAATTCGAAAATGGCGATCAACTTCGAGCTTTACCTTGTGGGCATGAATTTCATTCTGAATGCATTG atcCATGGCTTACGCAAAAATCATCACTTTGTCCGCTATGTAAATTTGATTGTATACCGGAAAGCAGTAAATTGCAATATGATTCTGAGACAGTTTCATTGAATACATCTActgaaaataatagaaatttcatAGTAGCGGCACTTTTAGCTTGGTGGCCTATTGCATTTATTCGTGCAAGGTTTATAAGGTTGAGAGATTATCGAAGATCGAGTAATGCAATTGctgatgattttaatactaCAAATCATCAACCGTTTACACCGCCACAAATTTCAGAACCAGAAATTGCTAGAACGGCATCATCGTCTAGAAGAATTGAGATAGTTACTCCCAGAATGAATAGATATGGCAGCGAAGAAGTTTTAAGAGAACTTGCCATGCAATCTGGTTTATCTGGTTTAAATactagataa